In Methanobacteriales archaeon HGW-Methanobacteriales-1, a genomic segment contains:
- a CDS encoding PadR family transcriptional regulator yields MSRISDIEAAILGLLYEHHHYAYRLEQIIKKRGMRNWADIGFSSIYYVLKRLEEKKFVESKMRTTEGKPSRKVYTITEEGQQAMQEKVQEILSENKKQIYSFDLGMANIEILGSEKAITCLNDYLKSTEERIEFLEESIAMHKSINSPYNVIALFTRPLALLKAEKSWVENFIQKIKESDGINKMES; encoded by the coding sequence ATGTCTAGAATATCGGATATTGAAGCCGCCATATTGGGACTACTTTATGAACATCATCACTATGCGTACCGTCTTGAACAGATTATAAAAAAGAGAGGAATGCGTAATTGGGCAGATATAGGATTTTCATCCATTTATTATGTTCTTAAACGGCTGGAAGAAAAGAAATTTGTCGAAAGTAAAATGAGAACTACTGAAGGCAAACCATCAAGAAAGGTATATACTATAACCGAAGAAGGACAGCAGGCCATGCAGGAAAAAGTTCAGGAAATTTTATCTGAAAATAAAAAACAAATATACTCCTTTGATTTGGGAATGGCTAATATTGAGATTTTAGGATCAGAAAAAGCTATAACTTGTCTAAATGATTATTTGAAATCAACAGAAGAACGCATTGAATTTTTGGAAGAATCAATAGCGATGCATAAAAGTATAAATTCTCCTTACAATGTAATTGCTCTTTTTACCCGCCCTCTGGCCCTTTTAAAAGCAGAAAAATCATGGGTAGAAAATTTCATTCAAAAAATTAAAGAGAGTGATGGGATTAATAAAATGGAGTCATAA
- a CDS encoding ion transporter gives MDRHYKVIFEALLSFLIIIEIMFLVLLSIGFAVGIKPDSIYSFGIWDLIICIIILFDFVFFRIIGNTVNKSEFIRENWVYIIASIPLFFISFNIFHLLDYKIIIGLIGILRLYALLKVLKITTQNVRKYPQKTKLDYATFVLLLVLIIGSLLFFLVERGVNPEVTSYESAIWYSLVSMTTTGYGDIVPITLIGQIIGVIMIFSGMGYVSLVTATLAFSFIEIFRKASNKASNKLGKTAERLESNLDSHDKKIDEVLKKMEQLEKKIDELEKSNNK, from the coding sequence ATGGATCGACACTATAAAGTAATTTTTGAAGCATTATTGTCCTTTTTGATAATAATTGAAATAATGTTCCTGGTTTTGCTGTCTATAGGATTCGCGGTAGGAATAAAACCTGATTCAATATATTCTTTTGGTATATGGGATTTGATTATATGCATTATTATTTTGTTTGATTTTGTCTTTTTCAGAATTATAGGAAATACGGTGAATAAAAGTGAATTTATCCGTGAAAACTGGGTATATATTATTGCTTCTATTCCATTGTTCTTCATAAGCTTCAATATTTTCCATTTACTGGATTATAAAATAATTATTGGATTAATTGGAATACTAAGACTTTATGCTCTTTTGAAAGTTTTGAAAATTACTACACAAAATGTCCGAAAATATCCCCAAAAAACTAAATTAGATTATGCGACTTTTGTACTATTATTAGTCCTCATAATAGGTTCTTTGCTATTTTTCTTAGTAGAAAGAGGAGTTAATCCGGAAGTTACTAGCTATGAGTCTGCTATCTGGTATTCCTTGGTTTCTATGACCACTACTGGATATGGGGATATAGTTCCAATTACACTTATTGGCCAAATTATAGGTGTAATAATGATATTTTCGGGTATGGGCTATGTAAGTTTAGTAACAGCTACTTTAGCTTTTTCTTTCATTGAAATATTCCGAAAAGCGAGCAATAAAGCATCTAATAAACTTGGAAAAACTGCAGAAAGGCTGGAGAGCAATTTGGATAGTCATGATAAAAAAATAGATGAAGTACTCAAAAAAATGGAACAATTAGAGAAAAAAATAGATGAACTGGAAAAATCAAATAATAAATAA
- a CDS encoding alpha/beta hydrolase codes for MKYFNSKKKFILICFLALILIAVAGFTFYVSDYYPADNTAINSLQSTTAYYVNNTADSITFTPTGNKSTTGIIFYPGGKVQAEAYATLASKLAENNYTTIIVKMPFNLAVFGANKADSVIADHPKIKKWVIGGHSLGGVFASDYAVNNQDKIRGVIYLAAYPSTNASNATFKALSIRGSLDGLSKEQDISDNKNKFPANTTFITINGGNHFNFGNYGIQAGDNNSTITREEQQNQTVNYIIEFINGL; via the coding sequence ATGAAGTATTTTAATTCAAAAAAGAAGTTTATCTTAATATGTTTTTTAGCTTTGATTTTAATAGCCGTCGCAGGATTTACATTTTATGTTTCTGACTATTATCCTGCAGATAATACTGCCATTAATTCACTTCAATCCACCACAGCATACTATGTAAATAATACCGCAGATTCCATTACATTTACTCCCACCGGAAACAAAAGCACCACAGGGATAATATTTTATCCCGGAGGTAAAGTTCAAGCCGAAGCTTATGCAACTTTAGCTTCTAAACTAGCTGAAAATAATTATACCACAATTATTGTAAAAATGCCATTTAATTTAGCAGTTTTTGGAGCAAATAAAGCAGATTCAGTAATAGCAGACCATCCAAAAATAAAAAAATGGGTCATTGGAGGCCATTCCCTAGGAGGTGTTTTTGCATCAGATTATGCTGTGAATAATCAGGATAAAATCCGTGGGGTGATATATTTAGCTGCATATCCATCAACAAATGCATCAAATGCCACTTTTAAAGCATTATCTATAAGAGGTTCCCTAGATGGACTAAGCAAAGAGCAAGATATTTCGGATAATAAAAATAAATTTCCAGCCAATACTACTTTCATTACCATAAATGGGGGTAATCACTTTAATTTTGGTAATTATGGAATCCAAGCTGGAGATAATAACAGTACCATCACCCGGGAAGAGCAGCAGAATCAAACCGTGAACTATATAATTGAATTTATTAATGGCCTTTAA
- a CDS encoding geranylgeranylglycerol-phosphate geranylgeranyltransferase (UbiA prenyltransferase family catalyzes the transfer of a prenyl group to various acceptors with hydrophobic ring structures in the biosynthesis of respiratory quinones, hemes, chlorophylls, vitamin E, and shikonin), which produces MNAYLEILRPFNAMMAVITIVLMAVISGQFTFNVFLAGIVVFISTGAGNAINDYFDHKIDAINRPERPIPSGRISLKTAGIYSLLLFVVAIIIGFIIGLLPGIIVFFSSLLMVYYAYSLKTKCLIGNISISFLTGMSFVLGGVVVNELLISIYLGFFAFLMTMAREIVKDMEDMEGDKMEGASTLPIVYGKKVSSIIASFFMILASLASPVLYFLGIFSILYLIVLAVGIVIFLRGSVLILKDQSTQTTKKISKQIKIGMAIVFLAFLIGSPIFF; this is translated from the coding sequence ATGAATGCGTATTTAGAAATATTAAGGCCCTTCAATGCCATGATGGCGGTAATTACCATAGTTTTAATGGCAGTAATCAGTGGACAGTTTACTTTTAATGTATTCTTAGCAGGAATTGTAGTTTTTATATCTACTGGTGCGGGAAATGCAATTAATGACTATTTTGATCATAAAATAGATGCCATAAACCGGCCTGAGCGCCCCATACCTTCTGGCAGAATAAGTCTAAAAACTGCGGGAATTTATTCGCTTTTGCTTTTTGTAGTGGCCATAATAATTGGATTTATAATCGGTCTTCTTCCAGGAATAATTGTATTTTTCAGCTCTTTATTAATGGTTTATTATGCTTACAGCCTTAAAACAAAGTGTTTAATTGGAAATATAAGTATTTCATTTTTAACAGGTATGAGCTTTGTACTGGGTGGAGTAGTGGTTAATGAGCTTCTAATTTCAATTTATCTTGGATTTTTTGCCTTTTTAATGACCATGGCCCGGGAAATAGTTAAGGACATGGAAGATATGGAAGGAGATAAAATGGAAGGGGCCTCTACTTTGCCTATAGTTTATGGAAAAAAAGTTTCTTCAATAATAGCTTCATTTTTCATGATATTAGCTAGCTTGGCCAGCCCAGTACTCTATTTTTTGGGAATATTCAGTATTTTATATCTTATAGTTCTAGCAGTGGGTATTGTGATATTTTTAAGAGGTTCTGTTCTGATTTTAAAGGATCAATCCACCCAAACTACTAAAAAGATTTCTAAACAGATTAAAATAGGAATGGCCATAGTTTTCTTGGCCTTTTTGATAGGTTCTCCCATCTTTTTTTAG
- a CDS encoding phosphatidate cytidylyltransferase: MVQSDLLGLIFVYGYVAILLLVSEKLLSKYPTFSRKFVHIMVGNVLFILPIFATMEAMAFLAAAPFVVLTFLMSPNSPIKLNHKVSSSGHGLGLVYYAIAWTILALFFFDQPWIIAVGIAAMSYGDGLASLIGVRFGKHKYNLLGDTKSMEGSLAMFLVLIFALLGVLIYYGRPINGLTIFMVSLVATILEGITPKGLDNLTACFGAVATFILMGML; this comes from the coding sequence ATGGTACAAAGTGATTTATTAGGATTGATATTTGTTTATGGTTATGTAGCTATTTTACTTTTAGTATCAGAAAAATTATTAAGTAAATATCCTACCTTCAGCCGAAAGTTTGTGCATATTATGGTAGGGAATGTTTTATTTATTTTACCAATTTTTGCCACCATGGAAGCTATGGCTTTCCTGGCGGCAGCACCATTTGTAGTTTTAACATTTTTAATGAGCCCAAATTCACCTATTAAACTGAATCATAAAGTATCCAGTTCAGGACATGGATTAGGTCTGGTTTATTATGCCATTGCATGGACAATTCTGGCATTATTCTTCTTTGACCAGCCATGGATCATTGCCGTGGGTATTGCTGCCATGTCCTATGGGGACGGTTTAGCATCATTGATTGGAGTTAGATTTGGTAAACATAAATACAACCTTCTAGGAGACACCAAAAGTATGGAAGGATCTCTGGCCATGTTCCTTGTCTTAATTTTTGCCCTGTTAGGAGTTTTAATTTATTATGGACGGCCTATTAATGGCTTGACAATTTTTATGGTTTCTTTAGTGGCTACTATACTGGAAGGAATTACCCCAAAAGGTTTGGACAATTTAACTGCGTGTTTTGGGGCTGTGGCAACATTTATACTAATGGGAATGCTATAA
- a CDS encoding thymidylate kinase — MRFIVIDGLDGAGKDTHSRLIVEKYVSKGENVVFRSHPESDNKYGLKAKKALLGQGKKNKIKAAFYYAADVIRSLRLYYGKSDTLIFSRYLMGVTYLPLNVAKIFYFVLEAILPTSRYMFFLDVTPEESLRRISTRKETEMFENLEDLKKVRFKALKFTKGWYVVNSCGTIENVQKQIDIILDDLDQINK; from the coding sequence ATGCGGTTCATAGTCATAGATGGTTTAGATGGTGCTGGAAAAGATACCCACTCTCGCCTAATTGTTGAAAAATATGTTTCTAAAGGTGAGAATGTAGTTTTCCGTTCCCATCCAGAAAGTGACAATAAGTACGGCCTTAAAGCTAAAAAAGCGCTTTTAGGTCAGGGTAAAAAGAATAAAATCAAAGCTGCATTTTATTATGCGGCAGATGTTATTAGATCACTTAGATTATACTATGGAAAATCTGACACGCTAATATTCTCAAGGTACTTAATGGGAGTCACTTATTTACCATTAAACGTGGCCAAAATATTTTATTTTGTCTTAGAAGCTATACTACCAACATCTCGTTACATGTTTTTCCTAGATGTAACCCCTGAAGAGTCCCTGAGACGCATTTCTACCCGTAAAGAAACAGAAATGTTTGAAAACCTTGAAGATCTTAAAAAAGTGCGTTTTAAGGCCCTTAAATTTACTAAAGGGTGGTATGTAGTCAATAGTTGTGGAACTATTGAAAATGTTCAAAAACAAATAGATATCATACTGGACGATCTGGACCAAATTAATAAGTAA
- a CDS encoding small multi-drug export protein, producing the protein MVELWAAVPAGFVLSLNPIIIGVASSLGAILAAFIVIVLGENIRNRILKSVDKPESSRGRLLRKIWNKYGIIGLGLLSPLLFGAPLGAAIGVALGAPRKRLLLWMSVGIIMWTIILVILVLQGINIASTF; encoded by the coding sequence ATGGTTGAACTATGGGCCGCAGTTCCTGCAGGCTTTGTTTTAAGTCTTAATCCAATTATAATCGGTGTGGCCAGTTCATTAGGGGCCATTTTGGCTGCATTCATAGTCATTGTGCTTGGAGAAAATATTAGAAACCGGATTTTAAAAAGTGTGGATAAACCAGAAAGTAGTAGGGGAAGATTATTAAGAAAAATATGGAATAAATACGGCATAATAGGCTTGGGCCTGCTTTCACCATTATTATTTGGGGCTCCCCTTGGTGCGGCCATTGGAGTTGCTTTGGGAGCACCCCGAAAGCGTCTTCTTTTGTGGATGAGTGTGGGAATAATAATGTGGACAATTATCCTTGTAATTTTAGTTTTACAGGGAATTAATATAGCTTCAACATTTTAA